The following are encoded together in the Diabrotica undecimpunctata isolate CICGRU chromosome 7, icDiaUnde3, whole genome shotgun sequence genome:
- the LOC140446848 gene encoding transcription factor HES-4-like: protein MTAKNKKPSEPRRANKPLMEKRRRARINQSLAALKTLILDSAKADNTKHSKLEKADILELTVRHFQRHRSLDVKGINQYKAGYADCVREVQRYLETPDAQTMTVIDSGIRQRLLRHLDNCVAEVDVDLKQANAPPALEDRQETSQVVEEVNNNRCNRLIDQSSNDESVSSKPKSYDGNYVLLLPEHYVQLASALGVNLRSQSDICSPSTSGSCEKVEGIKKVDSPIDFSGKHNESGDMWRPW from the coding sequence ATGACAgcgaaaaataaaaaaccatcaGAACCTCGTCGAGCCAACAAACCCTTGatggaaaaaagaagaagagccagGATAAACCAAAGCCTGGCTGCACTTAAAACCTTAATTTTAGATTCGGCTAAAGCTGACAACACCAAGCACTCCAAATTAGAAAAAGCTGATATCTTAGAACTGACAGTCAGGCACTTTCAAAGACATCGAAGTCTCGATGTTAAAGGCATCAATCAGTACAAAGCAGGTTACGCTGACTGTGTTAGAGAAGTTCAGCGATATTTGGAAACTCCAGATGCTCAAACCATGACTGTAATTGATTCGGGAATTAGACAGAGGCTACTTAGACATTTAGATAACTGCGTCGCTGAAGTGGATGTAGATCTGAAGCAAGCAAACGCTCCTCCGGCTCTTGAAGACCGACAAGAAACATCTCAGGTAGTGGAAGAAGTAAACAACAATAGATGTAACCGCCTAATAGATCAATCATCCAATGATGAATCCGTATCTTCTAAACCAAAATCTTACGATGGAAATTACGTGCTCTTGCTTCCAGAACACTATGTGCAATTAGCCAGTGCTCTCGGCGTTAACCTTAGATCCCAAAGTGATATTTGTAGTCCAAGTACCTCGGGTAGTTGTGAAAAAGTTGAAGGGATTAAGAAAGTTGACAGTCCAATAGATTTTAGTGGTAAACATAATGAATCAGGTGATATGTGGAGACCGTGGTAA